The Streptomyces sp. NBC_00224 genome contains the following window.
CCGGGCCGGGCACTCCTTCAACCCCGTCCCGGCGCACTGCCTCTACGGGGGCGGCCGGTTCGACTCGACGGGCTGCGACGCGTACGGATATCTGTACGCCGGGCTCAGCCCCGAGTCGGCGGTGAGCGAGACGCTGCTGCACTCGCTGCCGTTCGACCCGGCCGGGGGCGCCCGGCTGGTGCCCAGGGTCGCGGTGGCGGGGCGGCGGCTGACCGTGCTGCGGCTGACCACCGGGCTCGACGTGGTCTCCCTGGTGACCGGGCACGAGCTCGCCGCCGTCCACCAGGACAGCTGGCTGGTCCAGGCCGAGTCGCGGGACTATCCGTACACCCGCGACTGGGCGCACTGGATCCGCCGCCACACCGAACCGTGGGCCCAGGGCTTCCTGTGGGCCTCCAAGCGCGAGCCGGGCGACCGGGCGGTGGTGCTCTTCGGCGACCGCTGCCCGCCGGACGCGCTCGCCGCCACCGACGACGACCCCGTCGAGTTCACCGGCCCGGCGGGCGAGAAGTGGCTGAACTCCGTCCTGCTGCCGTACCACGCGCGCCTAGCGCCCTGACGAGATCCGGACTCCGCGTGCCCGAGAACGACGACCTGAACGACGACCTCAACCAAGTCCTCGACGAACTGTGGGCCGAGCGTGCCGCGTTCATCGAGTCGGACGGGACGGACGAGGAGCGGCTCGCCCTGCTCGACACGTCCGTACGCCATCACGAGGCGCTCCTCGACGCGCTCGCGGACGAGGCCCCCGAGGCCATCGAGCTGCACGAAGGGCTCGGATTCCTCTGCCAGCAGCGGGCGCTGCTCACCGACGAGGGCGAGGACCTGCTGCTCTCCGCCCGCCACTACGCGGCCGTACTCGACGCCGCCCACCCCGACAGCGACCTCCCGCTCGTCCGCCACAGCCGGGCCGTCTCGCTGATGCTGCACGGGCGCGCCACCAGGACCCGGGCCGAACTGGAGGAGGCGCGCGCCGAGTTCGACACGGCGGTCGTCGAGGCGCGGCGGGCCGGCGGTGAGCGGCCGTCGTGGGCGGAGGACGCCGCGTACAAACTGGTCCTGTGCCGGGCGCTGATCTGGACGATGTGGCAGGACGAGGCGCAGGCGGCCGCCGCCGAGGCCGAGCTGGGGACCCTCTTCGCCGCCGACCCGGACGTGGAGGAGCAACTACTGCCGCAGTACGCGGACTTCTTCGGGCGTGTGCTCTACGAGCGGGGGGTCGTCCGGAGCGACGCGGCGGCCAAGGACCGTGGCGTACGGCTGCTGCGGCGCGGGCTCCTGGAGTGGGACCCGGAGCGGGACGGGCGGCTCGCGGCCACCGCCACCGTGCTCGCCGTGGCCCAGCAGACCCGCTACCGCGACGACCCCGACCCCGAGCGGCTGCGCGACGTGGTGCTCGCCTCCCGGCTGGTGATCGGCGAGGAGGGCACCGAGAAGGAGCTGCGGGACATGGCCGTCCTGATGCTCGGCTGGGCCCGGCAGATGCTCGCCGAGCACGGGCCGATCGACGAGGGCGAGGGGCCGGACGTCTCCTACGAGGAGGTGCGGGACGTCTACCGGTCGCTGATGGACGGCTTCCAGGACGGCACCCTCCAGCCGGACTACGGCGAGGAGGGCTACTTCGCGCTGATCAACGACGCCGCATCGCCCGGCCGCGCCAAGCAGGGCTTCGACCACGTCTTCCAGAAGTGGAGCGAGCTGGAGCCCGGCAGCGTCGAGCACAGCCAGGGCGCGGCCGCGCTCCTCGCACACCTGCCGATGTTCGACCCGCACGGCGACCAGGTCAGCAAGGAGCAGAAGGACACACTGACCCGGGCCGTGCTGCGGGCGGGCCCCGACGACGACCCCGACTGGCGGCGCCGGGCCCACGCGGTGGCGGGCGGCGCGCTGCTCACC
Protein-coding sequences here:
- a CDS encoding RES family NAD+ phosphorylase produces the protein MPHYQPPAALAQTPAKVTLTAGTVLYRVHASRRAGHSFNPVPAHCLYGGGRFDSTGCDAYGYLYAGLSPESAVSETLLHSLPFDPAGGARLVPRVAVAGRRLTVLRLTTGLDVVSLVTGHELAAVHQDSWLVQAESRDYPYTRDWAHWIRRHTEPWAQGFLWASKREPGDRAVVLFGDRCPPDALAATDDDPVEFTGPAGEKWLNSVLLPYHARLAP